One window from the genome of Pseudomonas sp. Teo4 encodes:
- the gspG gene encoding type II secretion system major pseudopilin GspG, producing the protein MQQRRTRQRGFTLMEIMVVIFIIGLLIAVVAPSVLGNQDKAMRQKVMADLATLEQALDMYRLDNLRFPSNEQGLAALVKKPAQEPLPRAWRSDGYVRRLPEDPWGTPYQYRMPGEHGRVDVYSLGADGMEGGEGQDADLGNWDL; encoded by the coding sequence GCACCCGCCAGCGGGGCTTCACCCTCATGGAAATCATGGTGGTGATCTTCATCATCGGCCTGCTGATCGCCGTGGTCGCGCCCAGCGTGCTGGGCAATCAGGACAAAGCCATGCGCCAGAAAGTCATGGCCGACCTGGCCACACTGGAGCAGGCCTTGGACATGTATCGCCTGGACAACCTGCGCTTCCCCAGCAACGAGCAGGGCTTGGCGGCACTGGTTAAAAAGCCCGCCCAGGAGCCGCTGCCACGTGCCTGGCGCAGTGACGGCTACGTGCGCCGCTTGCCGGAAGACCCCTGGGGCACGCCGTACCAGTACCGCATGCCGGGCGAGCATGGCCGAGTCGATGTGTATTCGCTGGGTGCCGATGGCATGGAGGGCGGCGAAGGGCAGGACGCCGACCTGGGCAACTGGGACCTGTAA
- the gspH gene encoding type II secretion system minor pseudopilin GspH — protein sequence MTGQRGFSLLELLVVLAIAGLMTGLAVASLDSGRASVDQALLRLAAETRAQATLARHAGQLRGLRWTGQHPEFVRREGHRWVVEPISLGDWPKGLRPDWPASAQPRLLFTAQGWAQPGSVRWRWAEGSQRWDWGRDGQLRVAATP from the coding sequence ATGACTGGCCAGCGGGGTTTCAGCCTGCTCGAGCTGCTGGTGGTACTGGCCATTGCCGGGTTGATGACCGGGCTTGCCGTGGCCTCTCTCGACAGCGGCAGGGCGAGTGTCGACCAGGCTTTGCTGCGCCTTGCAGCCGAGACCAGGGCCCAGGCCACGTTGGCGCGCCACGCCGGACAGTTGCGCGGGTTGCGTTGGACTGGCCAGCATCCGGAGTTCGTCCGCAGGGAGGGGCACCGTTGGGTCGTCGAACCGATCAGCTTGGGCGACTGGCCCAAGGGCCTGCGCCCAGACTGGCCAGCCAGCGCACAACCACGCCTGCTGTTCACTGCCCAAGGATGGGCGCAGCCGGGCAGTGTGCGTTGGCGCTGGGCCGAGGGTAGCCAGCGCTGGGACTGGGGCCGTGATGGACAGCTACGTGTGGCGGCTACGCCATGA
- a CDS encoding type II secretion system protein GspI, which produces MRNGQQGFTLLEVTVALAIAAVLAVITSQVLRQRLAVQDSLQHHRLGLLCARELQARFAVEQYWPAGNQVGGVLSQGGQACHWQLQLRRTGVRDLRRGELQLYADRDQRLPLGQFSIFLERP; this is translated from the coding sequence ATGAGGAACGGACAACAGGGCTTCACCTTGCTTGAAGTCACCGTGGCCCTGGCCATTGCCGCCGTGCTGGCGGTCATCACCAGCCAGGTCCTGCGTCAGCGCCTGGCGGTTCAGGACAGCTTGCAGCACCACCGCCTCGGCCTGCTGTGCGCGCGCGAGCTGCAAGCGCGTTTTGCCGTCGAGCAATACTGGCCGGCCGGTAACCAGGTTGGCGGTGTACTGAGCCAGGGCGGCCAGGCCTGCCATTGGCAGTTGCAGTTGCGTCGTACCGGTGTGCGCGACCTGCGCCGGGGTGAGTTGCAGCTCTACGCCGACCGAGATCAGCGTCTGCCGCTGGGCCAGTTCAGCATTTTTCTGGAGCGGCCATGA
- a CDS encoding prepilin-type N-terminal cleavage/methylation domain-containing protein codes for MKRHQAGLTLIELMVALALTALLGVMLSALVNGWLKVRERLQATTQETSVLDFCLALERRFDSPVLRRVYEQRLPLASRWLDWQPDRQQLLWVAAAAIPEAEGGSRLQRQRLRFDAREQRLALESSADLYAAAAPRWVLREQLERVSAMSILYHQSGRWLAWPSDQPAHPGRGVRLELQRDGAPYVCTFALPWGRS; via the coding sequence ATGAAGCGGCACCAGGCAGGCCTGACCCTGATCGAACTGATGGTCGCGCTGGCTTTGACTGCGTTGCTGGGCGTCATGCTCTCGGCGTTGGTCAACGGCTGGCTGAAGGTGCGCGAACGGCTGCAGGCTACGACCCAGGAAACCAGCGTGCTGGACTTTTGCCTGGCCCTGGAACGGCGCTTCGACAGCCCGGTGCTGCGCCGCGTCTATGAACAACGCCTGCCCCTGGCCAGCCGATGGCTCGATTGGCAGCCCGATCGCCAGCAACTGCTGTGGGTGGCCGCTGCCGCCATACCCGAAGCCGAGGGTGGCTCACGCCTTCAGCGCCAGCGCTTGCGTTTCGACGCCCGCGAGCAGCGCCTGGCGCTGGAAAGCTCGGCCGACTTGTACGCCGCTGCCGCGCCACGCTGGGTACTGCGTGAGCAGCTGGAGCGGGTTAGCGCGATGAGCATTCTTTACCACCAGAGCGGCCGCTGGCTGGCCTGGCCTTCCGATCAACCGGCGCACCCGGGTCGAGGTGTGCGTCTGGAACTGCAGCGTGATGGAGCACCCTATGTCTGCACCTTCGCTCTCCCTTGGGGGCGGTCATGA
- a CDS encoding GspL/Epsl periplasmic domain-containing protein has protein sequence MSFKWRRRAPQRPYLLVRPGIVWDWLLVDKGEAISQGVGKPPVRENVQVVLIIPAEYCSQFQVAAPPGLRREEWPMLLEDRLLQSPDEVVCACLSRQPGQLHLLAVARQPLDGWREQCVEWGLQVEHCWAEFQLLPMPEPGAAWQWRRSPGMSLLKGRTADEHEVWLAWPDGLGELPEQPWSSLCFKSEDGPWPTQLAPLAQLSRVYEHPRGARRLPGLSRQQRGLLVACLSLACLWGGLWLTQQWRQAQVWRAQVVSVTGEQASPRQAAQALKRLRETQVQQQVRLRQLDDLQTRLQSWLHEHPEWRLQAVRFDGQRWHLRLEGDGVTPPWREMAEAAGASVEVQGGAPALQWQVTFDLGGAA, from the coding sequence ATGAGTTTTAAGTGGCGTCGTCGGGCACCACAGCGCCCGTACCTGCTAGTGCGGCCAGGCATCGTCTGGGACTGGTTGCTGGTCGATAAAGGTGAGGCGATAAGCCAAGGGGTGGGTAAGCCGCCTGTGCGTGAGAACGTTCAGGTTGTGCTGATCATCCCCGCAGAGTATTGCAGCCAGTTTCAGGTGGCGGCACCGCCAGGGCTCAGGCGCGAAGAGTGGCCAATGCTGCTGGAAGACCGGCTGCTTCAGAGCCCAGATGAGGTCGTGTGCGCGTGTCTATCCCGCCAGCCTGGGCAACTTCATTTGTTGGCAGTGGCCCGTCAGCCCCTGGATGGCTGGCGCGAACAGTGTGTCGAGTGGGGGCTGCAGGTCGAGCACTGTTGGGCCGAATTCCAGTTGTTGCCGATGCCTGAACCGGGGGCTGCCTGGCAGTGGCGAAGGTCGCCGGGCATGAGCCTGCTCAAGGGCAGGACTGCAGATGAGCACGAAGTGTGGCTGGCTTGGCCAGATGGGCTGGGTGAGCTGCCTGAACAACCGTGGTCAAGCCTGTGCTTCAAGTCCGAGGACGGCCCGTGGCCAACACAACTGGCACCGCTGGCACAACTGTCACGCGTATACGAACACCCCCGAGGGGCACGCAGGTTGCCGGGCTTGTCACGGCAACAGCGCGGTCTGCTGGTGGCCTGCCTGTCGTTGGCGTGCCTGTGGGGTGGATTGTGGTTGACCCAGCAATGGCGCCAAGCCCAGGTCTGGCGAGCCCAGGTAGTGTCAGTGACTGGCGAACAGGCCTCGCCCCGCCAGGCGGCCCAGGCGCTCAAGCGCTTACGCGAAACGCAGGTGCAGCAGCAGGTGCGCTTACGCCAGCTCGACGACCTGCAGACACGCCTGCAAAGCTGGCTCCATGAGCACCCCGAGTGGCGGCTGCAGGCGGTGCGCTTCGACGGCCAGCGTTGGCACCTGCGTCTGGAGGGCGACGGCGTTACGCCACCTTGGCGCGAGATGGCCGAGGCGGCTGGTGCCAGCGTCGAGGTGCAAGGTGGTGCGCCAGCATTGCAGTGGCAAGTGACCTTCGATCTGGGGGGCGCGGCATGA
- the gspM gene encoding type II secretion system protein GspM, whose translation MSLHGLLRQRMALAWWLIALLLVVLVTREGLGVWREVGQWRGLAATAASLPEAGPTLSLERLHQSAQAARVDLRQVEPQGERWQLRGQVADAQFLQGWLQTLRAEGVQPLQWGLEQGAQGLQFDLLVQP comes from the coding sequence ATGAGTCTGCATGGGTTGCTGCGCCAGCGAATGGCATTGGCCTGGTGGCTGATCGCGCTGCTGCTGGTGGTGTTGGTCACCCGTGAAGGGCTAGGTGTGTGGCGAGAGGTGGGGCAATGGCGTGGGCTGGCGGCAACGGCTGCAAGCTTGCCAGAAGCTGGCCCGACCTTGAGCCTTGAGCGCCTGCATCAGAGCGCGCAGGCGGCGCGCGTCGACCTGCGCCAGGTCGAACCGCAAGGCGAGCGCTGGCAGCTGCGCGGCCAGGTTGCTGACGCACAGTTTCTGCAGGGCTGGCTGCAAACACTGCGGGCAGAAGGCGTACAGCCGCTGCAATGGGGCCTGGAGCAGGGCGCCCAAGGCTTGCAGTTCGACCTATTGGTGCAGCCATGA
- the gspN gene encoding type II secretion system protein N, giving the protein MSRRGLLWMAVVFGVTLLMELPASWLVRASGLAIHGVSGTLWQGQAQQWGAVGPLQWTWQPWRLTATGTLGYQGQAWQVRADGWPWRWRLQAQAAGAQATAQADYRLSGQWQGMLRAQGSGRQCEGSEGRLKVVDLAVSAPWALALGQGWIELDCRKGWHLLGQLALQDQHQVNLDADLMKRTAQIRFEMQPDAALIPLLRGAQWMEAQATAGQRRVTW; this is encoded by the coding sequence ATGAGTCGGCGCGGGTTGCTGTGGATGGCTGTGGTGTTCGGGGTGACTTTGTTGATGGAGTTACCCGCCAGTTGGCTGGTGCGCGCGTCGGGACTCGCGATTCACGGTGTCAGCGGAACACTTTGGCAAGGACAGGCGCAGCAATGGGGCGCGGTCGGTCCGCTGCAATGGACCTGGCAGCCATGGCGCCTGACTGCAACCGGCACGTTGGGTTACCAGGGCCAGGCCTGGCAGGTGCGTGCCGATGGCTGGCCGTGGCGCTGGCGGTTGCAGGCCCAGGCGGCAGGTGCGCAAGCCACAGCACAGGCGGACTATCGCTTGTCGGGGCAGTGGCAGGGCATGCTGAGGGCGCAAGGCTCGGGTCGGCAGTGCGAAGGTTCCGAAGGGCGTCTGAAGGTCGTGGACTTGGCGGTGAGCGCCCCTTGGGCACTGGCTCTGGGGCAAGGCTGGATCGAGCTCGACTGCCGGAAGGGCTGGCACCTGCTCGGGCAATTGGCGCTGCAGGATCAGCATCAGGTGAACCTGGATGCCGACCTGATGAAGCGCACGGCGCAAATTCGTTTCGAGATGCAACCGGATGCAGCCCTCATCCCCTTGCTGCGCGGCGCACAGTGGATGGAGGCACAAGCGACCGCTGGCCAGCGTCGGGTAACGTGGTAG